TAGGACGAGGTCAGGTTGGGGGTCGAATGCCCCAGGAGCATTTGGACCGCTGGCAAGGGCATATTGTTCTGCATCAGCTCCACGGCCCGTGACTTCCGGATCATCTCCGGGCCTCCCATTTCCTTGGAAAAACCGCAGGCCTGAGCCCGCTCATAGAATTTCCGCCGTACAAAACCAGGATCAATCCCAAAGGTCTTTTCTATAGATCTTCTGAACTCAGGGTCAGCCAGCATAGAATGAACCTCACTAGAAAGAACTTCTGAAATGAGGACTTCCCGCACGTTTTGCCCGGAGCCATTGTCATCATTCCGAAATAATACTGACTGTCTTCCATAATTGACGTCCTCCAAGGGGTGTATGGACAGGACTTCGTTCAATTTGGCTCCAGTGTATCGGATCAACAAGAAAATAAGCAGAATGCGCCTGCGTGACAAACGCACATCCGCGCGCGATGTTTCTTCAACCCATTGACGGAATGATTGCTCAAGTCCATTGAGCTGGTCCGAGTCCAAATAATGCCTGTCTTCCGGTAATGACACAATATTCCGATGCATCACGCCCCGCAGCGCTTGCTTTGAAAGACCCCTCTTATATGTTTTTTCCCTTGCCATCTTCATGCCTCAATATCAATTCGCATGGGCTACCCTGCGGCAACCTATGATTTCCCATCTCGGAAGTCTCCTTTATTTCTGCATAAATTAGGTGAACTATGCAAGAGTCCAATAGCACTTGACAAGTGCCCTGGATATAAGTATATTAACACTAAACTTATTATATTCGTGTTACTAAAGTAAAGCAAGAAATAATTGACAGGAGGTATTTCCACCATGGAGGCTGCTGACATCTCAGAAACAAAGGAGGTTGCATCTGAGGCTCAGGGTACGTTGGGAGCTGTCGAAGTGAAGGCAAAGAATCTTTACAACCGGATGGAATGGGCGGGGGCGTTCGGGGATGTTGGAACGCTGATCCCTTTTGTCGTTGCCTATATCACCATTGTGAAGATGCCCCCCCTAGGGCTTCTCTTTATGTTCGGCATTACTCTCATGGCATCCGGGCTTTATTACAGGACGCCTCTTCCAATCCAACCCATGAAGGCTATCGGCGCTGCGGCTATCGCCGGTGGCATAAGTCCGGCAGCCCTTTATGGATCAGGTCTTACCACAGGGCTTTTCTGGCTTTTTGCCGGTATTACGGGGATCCTCAGACCGATAGCTAAACTTGCAACCAAACCTGTTGTCCGCGGTATTATGCTTGGACTTGGGCTCACCTTCATGGTCGATGGGGTCAACAGGATGAGGACATCACCGGTTCTCGCAGTTATAGCACTGGTCGTTACATACCTTCTTCTCACAAATCCCAAGATACCAGCAATGTTTATGCTCCTTATCATCGGGGTCGTGTCCGCCGTTATCATGAACCCTCAGATAATGTCAGAATTGGCCAAGATTCATATCGGCTTCAATCTGCCGGTTTTGAGTCTTCCGATGATTTCATGGAACGATCTCGTCACCGGAACATTGCTCTTTACAATCCCCCAAATCCCATTAACCCTGGGCAACGCAGTGATTGCCATCACCGCCGAGAACAACGAACTCTTCCCTGACAGGCCGGTGACGGAGAAGAAGATTGCCATTTCGCAAGGCATCATGAACCTGGTTTCGCCCCTCTTCGGCGGCATTCCGATGTGCCATGGAGCGGGTGGCATGGCAGGGCATGTCCGTTTCGGCGCAAAGACCGGAGGCGCATTGGTTATCCTGGGAGGCATCCTTATACTTATTGCCCTGTTCTTCAGCGATTCTGTCTCCATTATCTTCAAGATATTCCCCAATGCCATACTGGGAGTAATCCTGTTCTTCGCGGGTTCGGAACTGGCGATAGTGGTAAGGGATATCGGAAACAAGAAGTCTGAGTTTTATGTGATGCTCATCGTGGCCGCTGTTGCAATGTGGAATATGGGTGTGGCTTTTCTTGTAGGAGTCATCCTGGACAATGCACTCAGAAGAGAGTGGCTCAAAATATGATACAGTTACTTACGGTGAATATGTGCTTTGGTGCCTTCGGTTAAAGATCTTTTGGGGAAGCCATGGAAGAAAGGGCATTGAAAGACTCTGTATGGGCAGTAGCACAGAAAGAGTTATCGGTCATGCAGGAAAAAACGTCTTGGTAGTCACGATATAGTGGCGGCTGCTTGAACCGTAAACCCACACTGGGAAATCTTCTTTTGTCTTTCCTAAAACTCGGCCTGACGGCCTTCGGTGGGCCGGCCATGATCGCGTATATAAAGGAAATGTCAGTGTCCCACCATGGATGGCTTGATGAGAAAGAATTTCACGATGGAGTCACCCTCTGTCAATCCATACCGGGCGCCTCGGCCATGCAGACTGCTGCATATGTGGGGCTTAAGGCAAGGGGTGTCGCAGGCGCATTGGTATCATTTGTCGGCTTCGGGCTGCCCGCATTTCTTTTCATGCTCGTTCTTTCGTGGCTATATGCCAGCTATAATGAAGTTCCCAGACTTGTTTCACTGTTTAACGGCCTACATGTTGTCGTAGTTGCCATTGTTGCACATGCGACCTATTCCTTTGGCAAGAGCACTTTCAAGAATTACGAAGAGAGCCTTCTCTCCCTGCCAGCCGCAGTCTTCTTATGGGTCGGAGTAAGCCCTTTTATAGTGATCCTGGGCGCTGCTCTTATCGGAATAGTACTTCTAAGAGGCAACGGAATCGTTGTCGCATCAACTGCCGAAAAGGGAAGAGGCAAGCACAGTGTCAGGCATTTCTCGGCACTTCTCATGATCTTGCTTTTCGGGCTTCTTGTGGTCTATGTCTTAGATAAAGAACTTCTGAATCTCGCCATATTGATGATGAAGATTGATTTATTTGCCTTCGGAGGCGGCTTTGCCTCCATCCCGTTAATGCTCCAAGAGATAGTCAACGTCAGAGGTTGGATGGACAGCAAGACACTTATGGATGGTATAGCCCTCGGACAGGTTACGCCCGGCCCTATTGTTATTACCTCAACCTTCGTAGGATACATGCTCTATGGATTGCCGGGCGCTATAATAGCAACTATAGCGATATTCACACCTTCTTTCCTGATGGTGATAGCGGTAACTCCAGTCTTCGACAGATTGAAGGCATCCACATATTTCACCGGTGCAACAAAGGGAATCCTCGCATCCTTCGTAGGACTTCTTTTCTTTGTGACGGTCAAATTTTCGCTGGCTGTGCCGTGGGATCTTGTCCGGATGGTATTAGTATGTACAGCTTTTGGCGCATTGTTGAGAAAGGTGGATATCCTTTATGTTGTGCTTATAATTGCGGTCATTTCGGTCTTCGTATTCTGACATAATATGTCTATGGCTGATAATTTTGATGATCTGAACATTGCAAACAGATTTAAAAGCGGTGAAATATCGGCATTTGAGGAATGTGTTCTGGACTACTGTGACAGAATATACAACCGATGTTCCCCCTTGCGATGTTGAAGAACTATATTTTGTAAGAGAGGTTCATTGCTTGACATTGGTCTGCGGGGTGATATGATTTATACATAGAACTCCTAAAATGATCAGACCGTTATGGCAATGCGGGAATCGTCTGGCAGGAAAATCGGTCGTATTCCGACAAACGGAATCGGCTTTCAGCTGGCAGTCGTTTTCATCCTGCCATTAGACTTTAAAGAAGGGGCTCTGAAAACGTGCTTTCAAAGCCTATATGAAGTCGCAATTGGAGAGTAATGAAGAGAAGCTCCGTCACTCTGATCATTGCATTCATCGCGTCGCTCTGCACGCAGCAGGTCGTCTGCTACTCAATTAACGACCGTGAAGGGGAGTCATACCTCCTGACGCTGAATGTCTGCACAGCTTCGCACGACGCCCTCTCGCAAGACAATGGAACGCCCTGTATCACTGAGTCCGTGTTCGAGTTCGTGACGCATGCCCAACTCAGCCGGTATCTGACTCCTGCGTTCGTGCGTTTCGATTATTTGCCTCCCTCCGAGAGGGCACACCCGCCTCGATTTCTCGCTTAAGAAACTCCGCTGTGCGGCATAGAAAGCTGCGGATGTTCGCATGGAATCGGGCGGACATTCGGAACAAGGAATATTATATTTCTTAGAAGGAGGATCTTAAAAATGAGAACACTCATGAAGTTCATTGCGAATTTGTTTTTTGCTCTTGCCCTGATCGTTGGCAGTATCACCACTCCGGCCTTTGCGGGGGACACTGACCCCCTCTTCGTAAATCTGACCACAGATGATTCACATAGTGCGAATATGGCAATTACCTTCGCAAAGAGCCAGTTCGAGCGCGGTCATCCACTTACGATCTGGCTCAACGACAAAGGGGTATTCATTGGTTCCAAGGCAAAGGCTGCTAAGTTCGCCGATCATCAGAAAATGCTCGCCGAGTTGCTCAACAAAGGCGCCGTTGTTATCAGCTGTCCAATGTGCATGAAGCACTATGGGGTCAAAGAGGCCGACCTCTTGCCCGGCATCAAGGTGGGCAACCCTGAATTGACCGGCGGTGCCTTGTTCAAGGACAACACCAAGACCTTGACTTGGTAAGCCCTGTCTTAACGCTCGGGCTCGCCTAAAGCGGCG
This DNA window, taken from Thermodesulfovibrionales bacterium, encodes the following:
- a CDS encoding TOBE domain-containing protein; this encodes MKMAREKTYKRGLSKQALRGVMHRNIVSLPEDRHYLDSDQLNGLEQSFRQWVEETSRADVRLSRRRILLIFLLIRYTGAKLNEVLSIHPLEDVNYGRQSVLFRNDDNGSGQNVREVLISEVLSSEVHSMLADPEFRRSIEKTFGIDPGFVRRKFYERAQACGFSKEMGGPEMIRKSRAVELMQNNMPLPAVQMLLGHSTPNLTSSYVSFSEDEMQQVTKYFMEKESSRKTSARNTFFGKIVRLQRGDIQTSVELSTMQGHRVTTVITNDSVERLGLKEGKMITADVKAPYVIVEKASEEPQSSAENKFKGIVEQVNKGKVNTEYVIGISEETRLCSITTTKSGQQLDLKKGDHVWALFNCFAVVLRID
- a CDS encoding putative sulfate/molybdate transporter, with amino-acid sequence MEAADISETKEVASEAQGTLGAVEVKAKNLYNRMEWAGAFGDVGTLIPFVVAYITIVKMPPLGLLFMFGITLMASGLYYRTPLPIQPMKAIGAAAIAGGISPAALYGSGLTTGLFWLFAGITGILRPIAKLATKPVVRGIMLGLGLTFMVDGVNRMRTSPVLAVIALVVTYLLLTNPKIPAMFMLLIIGVVSAVIMNPQIMSELAKIHIGFNLPVLSLPMISWNDLVTGTLLFTIPQIPLTLGNAVIAITAENNELFPDRPVTEKKIAISQGIMNLVSPLFGGIPMCHGAGGMAGHVRFGAKTGGALVILGGILILIALFFSDSVSIIFKIFPNAILGVILFFAGSELAIVVRDIGNKKSEFYVMLIVAAVAMWNMGVAFLVGVILDNALRREWLKI
- the chrA gene encoding chromate efflux transporter — encoded protein: MSFLKLGLTAFGGPAMIAYIKEMSVSHHGWLDEKEFHDGVTLCQSIPGASAMQTAAYVGLKARGVAGALVSFVGFGLPAFLFMLVLSWLYASYNEVPRLVSLFNGLHVVVVAIVAHATYSFGKSTFKNYEESLLSLPAAVFLWVGVSPFIVILGAALIGIVLLRGNGIVVASTAEKGRGKHSVRHFSALLMILLFGLLVVYVLDKELLNLAILMMKIDLFAFGGGFASIPLMLQEIVNVRGWMDSKTLMDGIALGQVTPGPIVITSTFVGYMLYGLPGAIIATIAIFTPSFLMVIAVTPVFDRLKASTYFTGATKGILASFVGLLFFVTVKFSLAVPWDLVRMVLVCTAFGALLRKVDILYVVLIIAVISVFVF
- a CDS encoding DsrE family protein — protein: MKFIANLFFALALIVGSITTPAFAGDTDPLFVNLTTDDSHSANMAITFAKSQFERGHPLTIWLNDKGVFIGSKAKAAKFADHQKMLAELLNKGAVVISCPMCMKHYGVKEADLLPGIKVGNPELTGGALFKDNTKTLTW